One window of the Dendropsophus ebraccatus isolate aDenEbr1 chromosome 12, aDenEbr1.pat, whole genome shotgun sequence genome contains the following:
- the LOC138768657 gene encoding olfactory receptor 5V1-like, with protein MKNLNKTTVQEFILAGLSEKTNLNLFLFVVFLLVYIVTILGNVSIIIAYIHSPNLHTPMYFLLANFSFLEICYVSDTCPKLLSNSLTDHKSISFYGCVSQMYCGWLFAGAEFYILATMAYDRYSAICRPLLYNMIMNKVSCIKLIGVSWAIGALNSAIHTSLTFTLPFCGNQVNHYYCDIPPLFKIACVDTKANEITLFILSGCVTLSSFTLTLVSYVKIISTILKIKTVTGRRKAFSTCTSHLMSVSVFYGSIISVYLKPKSKNYTEQDKVASVLYTVIAPLLNPFIYSIRNKEMKGALQKLLYGVKKL; from the coding sequence ATGAAGAACCTCAACAAGACCACCGTGCAGGAATTCATTCTTGCTGGCCTCTCAGAAAAAACTAATCTGAATCTCTTcctttttgttgtatttttattGGTTTATATAGTGACTATACTTGGAAATGTGTCCATTATTATTGCATATATACATAGTCCCAACCTTCACACACCTATGTATTTCCTTCTAGCCAACTTCTCCTTCCTAGAAATATGTTACGTCTCAGACACTTGCCCCAAACTATTGTCCAACTCATTGACAGACCACAAGTCCATCTCTTTCTATGGCTGTGTCTCACAAATGTACTGTGGATGGCTTTTTGCTGGCGCTGAGTTTTACATTCTTGCCACCATGGCCTATGATCGATATAGTGCCATCTGTCGACCACTGCTTTACAACATGATAATGAATAAGGTATCTTGTATAAAGCTTATAGGTGTCTCATGGGCCATTGGTGCCCTCAATTCTGCAATACACACATCTCTTACCTTTACATTACCATTTTGTGGAAATCAAGTAAATCACTATTACTGTGATATTCCACCTCTATTCAAGATAGCATGCGTGGATACTAAGGCTAATGAAATCACCCTTTTTATTTTAAGTGGATGTGTTACTCTTAGCTCATTTACATTAACACTGGTCTCATATGTCAAAATCATCTCAACTATTCTGAAAATCAAGACGGTTACAGGAAGAAGGAAGGCTTTTTCAACGTGCACCTCCCACTTGATGTCCGTTTCTGTGTTCTATGGCTCGATTATTTCTGTATATTTAAAGCCAAAGTCAAAGaattacacagaacaagacaaagtGGCATCAGTCCTGTACACAGTCATAGCACCCCTGCTAAACCCTTTTATATATAGTATACGAAATAAGGAAATGAAAGGCGCTCTTCAAAAATTATTGTATGGGGTAAAAAAGTTGTAA
- the LOC138768656 gene encoding olfactory receptor 5A2-like: protein MNKGNHTTVTEFILVGFSDVPELQYFLFAIFLCIFIMSLFAHMFLIVLYRFNTNLYTPMYFFLANFSLLEICYISTVTPKMLVNLLSGDKTITFHGCAAQMYCFLVLASTECYMLAAMSYDRYNAICHPLLYNSIVNTGTCLKLIVGSWIIGFMVATIQTFLTFSLPFCGPNKINHFYCDIPPIMALACTDTQFNEIATFMIVLCVVVGAFMLTVITYVQIIWTIVKHHSATGSKKAFSTCASHLIVVTIFFGSGSVMYLRPKTSYGTDVDKFMSLMYTIIAPLLNPFIYSLRNNDVKFAVKKMFCN, encoded by the coding sequence ATGAATAAAGGGAATCATACAACAGTAACAGAATTTATTCTTGTAGGATTTTCTGATGTTCCGGAATTGCAGTATTTTCTGTTTGCAATCTTTCTTTGTATCTTTATTATGTCTCTGTTTGCACATATGTTTCTCATAGTCCTCTATAGATTCAATACAAACCTTTATACTCCCATGTATTTTTTTCTTGCCAACTTCTCATTGTTGGAAATATGTTACATATCAACAGTTACACCAAAAATGCTGGTAAACCTCCTATCGGGTGATAAAACCATCACATTCCATGGCTGTGCCGCACAAATGTATTGTTTCCTAGTACTAGCTAGTACAGAATGTTATATGCTGGCAGCCATGTCTTATGATAGATATAATGCTATATGTCACCCATTATTATATAACAGCATTGTGAATACAGGGACTTGTCTTAAGCTTATTGTGGGCTCATGGATCATTGGTTTCATGGTTGCCACAATACAGACTTTTCTTACGTTCTCCTTACCCTTCTGCGGACCTAATAAAATCAACCATTTCTACTGTGACATTCCGCCTATTATGGCCTTGGCTTGTACTGACACACAGTTTAATGAAATTGCCACTTTTATGATTGTCCTTTGTGTGGTTGTAGGTGCTTTCATGTTAACGGTTATTACATATGTACAGATCATTTGGACGATTGTAAAACACCATTCCGCGACCGGATCTAAGAAAGCTTTCTCCACCTGCGCCTCTCATCTTATAGTTGTGACTATATTCTTTGGATCTGGTAGTGTAATGTACCTGAGGCCCAAGACAAGTTATGGTACAGATGTGGACAAGTTTATGTCGCTCATGTATACTATCATTGCACCATTGCTAAATCCCTTTATATACAGTTTAAGAAATAATGACGTAAAATTTGctgtgaaaaaaatgttttgtaatTAG
- the LOC138768658 gene encoding olfactory receptor 5G29-like, translated as METINKTTVQEFILAGLSESPNLNLFLVIVFLLVYIVTILGNVSIIMAYKHSPKLQTPMYFLLANFSFLEICYVSDTCPKLLSNSLTDHKSISFYGCVSQMYCGLLFAGTEFYILATMAYDRYSAICRPLLYNMIMNKVSCMKLVGGSWVIGALNAVIHTSLTFTLPFCGSNKINHFYCDIPPLLKLSCVDTKVNEMTVFLISGCVIIGSFILTMVSYVKIISTILKIKSVMGRKKAFSTCTSHLMAVSVLYGSIFSVYFKPNSKYEIEQDRVVSVLYTVVAPLLNPFIYSIRNNEMKGALQKLLQAKQKNLV; from the coding sequence ATGGAGACCATCAACAAGACCACAGTTCAAGAATTCATTCTTGCTGGCCTTTCAGAATCGCCAAATCTAAACCTTTTTCTtgttattgtatttttattggtTTATATTGTCACTATACTTGGAAATGTATCCATTATTATGGCATATAAACATAGCCCCAAACTTCAAACACCTATGTATTTCCTTCTAGCCAACTTCTCCTTCCTAGAAATATGTTACGTCTCAGACACTTGCCCCAAGCTATTGTCCAACTCACTCACAGACCACAAGTCCATCTCTTTCTATGGTTGTGTCTCACAAATGTACTGTGGATTACTTTTTGCTGGCACTGAGTTTTACATTCTTGCCACTATGGCCTATGACCGATATAGTGCCATCTGCCGACCACTGTTATACAATATGATAATGAATAAGGTATCATGTATGAAGCTCGTAGGTGGTTCATGGGTTATTGGTGCCCTTAATGCTGTAATACACACATCTCTTACCTTTACTTTACCATTTTGTGggtcaaataaaataaatcactTTTACTGCGATATCCCACCTCTACTCAAATTATCATGTGTGGATACTAAGGTAAATGAGATGACTGTTTTCCTTATAAGTGGATGTGTTATTATTGGTTCTTTTATATTAACAATGGTCTCATATGTCAAAATCATCTCAACTATTCTGAAAATCAAGTCGGTCATGGGAAGAAAAAAGGCTTTTTCGACGTGTACCTCCCATTTAATGGCTGTCTCTGTGCTCTATGGCTCAATTTTCTCTGTATATTTCAAGCCAAACTCTAAGTATGAGATAGAACAAGACAGAGTTGTCTCCGTCCTGTACACAGTTGTAGCACCTCTGCTAAACCCTTTTATATATAGTATTCGCAATAATGAAATGAAAGGCGCTCTTCAAAAATTATTGCAAGCCAAACAGAAGAACCTTGTCTAG